A DNA window from Candidatus Sulfidibacterium hydrothermale contains the following coding sequences:
- the prmA gene encoding 50S ribosomal protein L11 methyltransferase, producing MNNLFREKPLAFPGNSPQTTMNYYRLKCLKQSSQEQNEILIARLAEVGFESFEETDTHILAYIPEKDFRENLTDDIAYCRKTSPEITFIPEQNWNAAWESNYPPVWIADRCYIYAPFHQKHPEAEFNILVHPKMAFGTAHHETTAQMIELMLEEDFTGKTVLDMGCGTGVLSILASLKGAKQVDAVDNDTWSYNNTEENSKANQIENITPVLGDASFLEDKTATYDIILANINKNILLRDMPAYVQALKSGGKIFFSGFYDSDLSDIKTKAGHLRLQYKSHRTKNKWVAAVFIKN from the coding sequence TTGAATAATCTTTTCCGGGAAAAGCCGTTGGCTTTTCCCGGAAATTCACCACAGACCACCATGAATTACTACCGGTTAAAATGTCTGAAACAATCTTCACAGGAGCAAAACGAAATTCTTATTGCCCGTCTTGCTGAAGTGGGTTTTGAAAGTTTTGAAGAAACCGATACCCACATCCTTGCCTACATCCCGGAAAAAGATTTCAGGGAAAACCTGACCGACGACATTGCATACTGCCGGAAAACTTCACCTGAGATCACCTTTATCCCCGAACAAAACTGGAATGCGGCCTGGGAGAGTAATTATCCGCCGGTATGGATTGCCGACAGATGTTACATTTATGCGCCGTTTCACCAAAAACATCCGGAAGCTGAATTCAACATCTTGGTACACCCTAAAATGGCTTTCGGCACAGCCCATCACGAAACTACCGCCCAGATGATCGAGCTGATGCTCGAAGAAGACTTTACCGGAAAAACGGTTCTTGACATGGGTTGCGGTACCGGTGTACTGTCCATTCTTGCCTCGCTGAAAGGCGCTAAACAGGTAGATGCCGTGGATAACGATACCTGGTCGTACAACAACACGGAAGAAAACAGCAAAGCCAACCAGATTGAAAATATTACACCAGTTTTAGGAGATGCTTCTTTTCTTGAAGACAAAACCGCTACATACGACATAATTCTTGCCAACATCAACAAGAACATTCTTTTACGCGATATGCCGGCATATGTACAAGCCCTGAAATCCGGCGGAAAAATATTCTTCAGTGGTTTTTACGACTCCGATCTTTCCGATATCAAAACAAAAGCAGGTCATTTACGTTTGCAATACAAAAGCCATCGCACAAAAAACAAATGGGTGGCTGCCGTTTTCATTAAAAATTAA
- the tpiA gene encoding triose-phosphate isomerase yields MRKNIVAGNWKMNKTFSEAEELIDQIVVGMEELSLKCEVIACPPALYLEMASDYAEESRIKIGAQNVSEHEKGAYTGEISAPMLASVDIEYCIVGHSERRKYFHETHEQLAKKVDILLDYDIKPIFCCGEVLEEREKEIHFDVVKKQLEESLFHLNKDEFSNLVIAYEPVWAIGTGKTATPEQAQEMHAYIRSLIAGKYGDDTAEETTILYGGSCNPGNAKALFANKDVDGGLIGGASLKADDFLKIAQSFE; encoded by the coding sequence ATGAGAAAAAATATTGTTGCCGGCAACTGGAAAATGAACAAAACTTTCAGTGAAGCCGAAGAGTTGATTGACCAGATTGTTGTGGGCATGGAAGAACTGAGTCTGAAATGCGAAGTGATTGCCTGTCCTCCTGCCCTTTATCTCGAAATGGCATCCGATTATGCCGAAGAAAGCCGCATTAAAATCGGCGCCCAAAATGTCAGTGAACACGAAAAAGGCGCCTACACAGGCGAAATCTCCGCCCCTATGTTGGCTTCGGTAGATATTGAATACTGCATCGTAGGTCATTCCGAAAGGCGGAAATATTTCCATGAAACCCATGAGCAACTGGCAAAAAAAGTAGATATTCTGCTGGATTATGACATTAAACCGATCTTTTGTTGTGGCGAGGTGTTGGAAGAAAGAGAAAAAGAAATCCACTTTGACGTAGTAAAAAAACAGCTGGAAGAAAGTCTTTTCCACCTGAACAAAGACGAATTTTCCAATCTGGTTATTGCTTACGAACCGGTTTGGGCCATTGGTACCGGAAAAACAGCTACGCCGGAACAGGCACAGGAAATGCATGCCTACATCCGCAGTCTGATTGCCGGAAAATACGGCGATGACACTGCCGAAGAAACCACCATCCTTTACGGAGGAAGTTGTAACCCGGGCAATGCCAAAGCCTTGTTTGCCAACAAAGATGTAGATGGCGGACTCATTGGCGGAGCTTCACTTAAAGCCGATGATTTCCTGAAAATCGCTCAAAGTTTTGAATAA
- the rplS gene encoding 50S ribosomal protein L19, with protein MSKQELIKLVEDTVEVKDFPKFKAGDTITVTYKIKEGNKERLQKFQGVVLQRAGSGPTATFTVRKISGNVGVERIFPVSSPFIEEIVVNKVGVVRRARIFYFRNLRGKKARIKEKRQ; from the coding sequence ATGAGCAAGCAGGAACTTATTAAATTGGTGGAAGACACGGTGGAAGTCAAAGATTTTCCGAAGTTTAAAGCGGGTGATACCATTACCGTTACTTATAAAATCAAAGAAGGAAACAAAGAGCGTTTGCAGAAATTTCAGGGGGTTGTATTGCAGCGTGCCGGCAGTGGTCCGACCGCTACTTTTACCGTCCGTAAAATTTCGGGTAATGTAGGCGTAGAACGTATTTTTCCTGTTTCTTCACCTTTTATTGAAGAAATTGTGGTAAACAAAGTGGGTGTTGTCCGTCGTGCACGTATTTTCTACTTCCGTAATCTGCGTGGTAAAAAAGCCCGTATCAAAGAAAAAAGACAGTAA